In Magnetospirillum sp. 15-1, a genomic segment contains:
- a CDS encoding FAD-dependent monooxygenase, with translation MWTEANHVAAAICDQGDDAFRAELAAKVGDFLGEIRLEGKRFHHPLTLQFADAMIGHRLALIGDAAHGMHPIAGQGMNMGIRDVAALAEVIVDSLRLGLDAGGPDVLERYQRWRRFDTMLMLGVTDGLDRLFSNDVELLKHVRRIGLAAVHQLDHTKRFFMRHAMGLVGDLPRLMKGEAL, from the coding sequence GTGTGGACCGAGGCCAACCACGTCGCCGCCGCCATCTGTGATCAGGGCGACGACGCCTTCCGGGCCGAACTGGCCGCCAAGGTCGGCGATTTCCTCGGCGAAATCCGGCTGGAGGGTAAGCGCTTCCACCATCCCCTCACCCTGCAATTCGCGGACGCCATGATCGGCCATCGCCTCGCCCTGATCGGCGACGCCGCCCACGGCATGCATCCCATCGCCGGCCAGGGCATGAACATGGGCATCCGCGACGTGGCCGCCCTGGCCGAGGTCATCGTGGATTCCCTGCGCCTCGGCCTCGATGCCGGCGGGCCGGACGTTCTGGAGCGCTACCAGCGTTGGCGCCGCTTCGACACCATGCTGATGCTGGGCGTCACCGACGGGCTGGACCGCCTGTTCTCCAATGACGTCGAATTGCTGAAGCACGTCCGCCGCATCGGTCTGGCCGCCGTCCACCAGCTCGACCATACCAAGCGCTTCTTCATGCGCCACGCCATGGGCCTGGTGGGCGATTTGCCGCGATTGATGAAGGGTGAAGCGCTGTAA